A region of the Chelatococcus sp. YT9 genome:
CAACCGGCGAACGGATTGAGGAGCCAATGCGTTCATGCGGCGAGCTCCCCGCGCGAGGCGATCCTCGTTCCTGTCGCCAGGTCGAACATGTGGGTGTGGCCGATCGGCCAATCGAACCCGATACGTTCGCCGGCGCGTGGCGCGAGATGCCGCGCGACGCGGGCCACAAGCCGCTCGGACCCGACTTCGCCGTGCACCAGGCATTCCGAACCGATCATCTCGACCTGGTCGACACGAAAGGCCGCGCCGTCGTCGCCGCGAAGTTCACGAAAGCAGATATCCTCCGGCCGAACCCCGATCTTCAGACCGTTGGCAGAGGAGTCCGCATCGATCATACGGCCGAGAGCCCAGGCCTGGCCGTTTTCGACAGACCCGCTGACGATGTTCATGGCTGGTGCGCCGATGAAGGAGGCCACGAAAATCGTCTGCGGCCGCTCGAAGAGCTCCTCCGGCGTCCCGATCTGCTGGACTTCTCCATCCCGCATCACGACGATCCGGTCCGCCATGGTCATCGCCTCGATCTGATCGTGCGTGACATAGACGGACGTCACGCCGAGCCGGCGCTGCAGGGCGCGGATCTCGCCGCGTGCCGAGGTACGTAACTGCGGATCGAGATTGGACAGGGGCTCGTCAAAGAGGAATACGCTCGGATTGCGCACGATGGCGCGGCACACCGCGACGCGCTGGCGCTGACCGCCGGACAGCTCCCGCGGGCGATGATCGAGCAGATGCGCGATCCCCATCATCTCCGCCGAAGCCCTCACGCGCTGCGCGAGGTCCGCCTTCGGCACGCCGCGCAATCCAAGGGAAAAGCCGATGTTTTCGGCGACGGTCATATGCGGATAGAGGGCGTAGTTCTGGAAGACCATGGCCATGTCACGGGCCTTCGGTGGGTCTGCGGTGACGTCTCGCGGGCCGACCCAGATATGGCCATCAGTTACGTCCTCGAGGCCCGCCAGCATGCGCAGGGAGGTCGTCTTGCCGCAGCCGGAGGGGCCGACGAAGACCACGAACTCGCCGTCAGCAACGGTGAGATCAAGCCTCTCGACGGCGACGAAATCGTCGAAGACCTTGCGGACTCCCGCAAATCTGATGGAGGCCATGGCTTATCCTTTGATGCCGACAGAGACGAAGGTGTTGATGATCTGGCGCTGGAAGAGGACGAAAACGGCGACCGCCGGCAGACTGATCAGCGTGACCGCCGCCATCAGGGGGCCGAGATCGTCGCCGCGTTCCGCGTCGAGGAAGCGGCGCACCCCGATCTGCGCGGTCATGGCGTTCTCGGTCTCCGTCACGACCAGCGGCCAGAAGTATTCATTCCAGCAATCGACGAACAGGACGATGGTCAATGCCGCCATGACCGGCTTGATGTTGGGCAGGACGATGGACCACAGGGTGCGCAATTCACCCGCGCCATCCATTGAGGCGGCGTCGTAGAGCTCGCGCGGAAATGATAAAAGGTGCTGGCGGAGCAGGAAGACGGCCAACGGCATGGCGAGGTTGGGCACGATCAGCGCCGCCCAGCTGTCGAACCAACCCAGCTTGTTGACGAGGAGATAAACCGGCAGGAAAGTGAGCTGGTGCGGGATCATCATCGCGCCAAGCACCAGAGCGAAGATGAGGCCCCGGCCGCGGAATGTATAGCGCGCGAAGGCATAGGCGGCGAGCAGCGCGATGATGAGCTGGCCGCTGACACGCAGGGTGGTGGTTGCGGCACTGTTGAAGAGATAAGCGCCGAACGGCAGCTTGTCGAACACCTCCGCATAATTGTCGAATGTCGGATTGAGCGGCCAGGGATAACCGGCATAGATCTCGTTCGCGGGCTTGAACGACGTGCCTAGCACGAGCAGCAGCGGCAGCGCGATGGACAGCCCGGTGATGAAGAGGACGATCTGCCCGGTGGCAGCCCAGGGCCGCGAGAGTTTCAGCATGGGGCGGCCTTCAGGAGTAGTGCACGCGCTTCTCGAGCACCAGCACCTTGAAGACGGTCAGCGCGCCGAGAAAGACGAACAGGATGACAGTGCCGGCGGCGGAGAAGCCGACATTGAAGCTCTGAAACATGTATTGGTAAACGACGTAAAACAGGTTGGTGGTCGCATTCAGCGGGCCGCCCTCTGTCATGACGTCGATAGGCGTGAAGACCTGCTGAATGGTGAAGACCACGGTCGAGATGAGCACGAAGAAGATGGTCGGCGAGAGGAGGGGTATGATGAGTCGCCGCAGGACAGTCCAGTCGCCCGCGCCATCGAGGCGCATGGCTTCGATATAGTCCCGCCCGATGCTCGACAGGCCGGCCAGATAGAGCAGTACATTGAAGCCGATAAGCTTCCAGGCGCCCACGCCGATGATGACGTAGATCGCCGTACCGACATCGGACAACAGCGCCGGCATCTGCAGGCCGAACGGGCGGATGAGCGACTGGAACAATCCCATCACGGGATTGAGCAGCCAGATCCACACGATGGAAACGACCACGAAACTGAGAAGTGTCGGCAGAAATAGAAGTGATTTGTAGATGTTCGCGGCGCGTTCACCGATCGTCCAGATGAAGACCGCCAAAGGAATCGGTAGAAGAACCTTCAACGGAATCGATACGAATACGTAAGTCAACGAATTGATCGCGGCGTCGTGGAACTGGCTGTTATCAAGCACGCCCCGGAAATTGTTCAGTCCGACAAAGCTCGCAGGCGCATTGGTATTGAGCTTCATGAAGCTGAGATAGACTGTATCGATCAAGGGCCAATAGGTGAACACGCCGAGCAGAACGATGAAGGGCGTGAGAAAGACGGCAGGCCGGATGTCGAGCCGTCGGCGGCGGCGTGTCGGCCGCGCGATGGCGACGGAGGCGGTGTTGATCGCTTCAGTCATGGAGGTTCGTGGGCATTCCGGCGATGGCGGGAGGGAGCCGGCGCATGTTGATTTCACACGGCCACCTGGTCATTTCGGGGCGGGCCGGAAGGCCCGAGCCCGGAACCCATGAACACGACGGTAAACCAGAGAGTGCCGGTCGGCCCGATGCATCTTCTTGTGTGGCCTCGTGTTCATGGATTCCGGGCTCCTCGCTGGCGCGAGGCGCCGGAGTGACGGCAGGCATCAGCTGCCCTGGGCGATCAGGCGGGTGATCTCGGCTTCCGCCGCCGGCACCAGTGCGGAGGCGGGAGCCTTGCCCTGCCAGAGCGCCTGGACCATGTTCTCGAGCACGATCTGGATCTCGACGACGCGGCTGCCGGGCCAGCGGGCCGTGGCGACGAGGTCGTCCATCTGCGAGACGGCGACGCCCCAGCGCGGCTCCTTGGCGACGGCTTCCTTGATGACCTCCGCCTGCTGGGCGCCAGGCGCGATCGGCAGATAGCCGGATTCGACAGCCCAGCGGTTGCTGACCTCCGGCTGCATCAGATAGGAGAGGAAGCGGAATGTCGCCTCGCGGCGCTTTTCATCCTGCGAAAACACCATCAGCGCCGCGCCGGAATTCGGGACGCGCCGCGGCTTGTCCTTCCAGGTCGGATAGTGGCCGACGCCGAGCTCGAAGACGCCTTCGGTGCTGCGCTTAGCGCCCT
Encoded here:
- the ugpC gene encoding sn-glycerol-3-phosphate ABC transporter ATP-binding protein UgpC translates to MASIRFAGVRKVFDDFVAVERLDLTVADGEFVVFVGPSGCGKTTSLRMLAGLEDVTDGHIWVGPRDVTADPPKARDMAMVFQNYALYPHMTVAENIGFSLGLRGVPKADLAQRVRASAEMMGIAHLLDHRPRELSGGQRQRVAVCRAIVRNPSVFLFDEPLSNLDPQLRTSARGEIRALQRRLGVTSVYVTHDQIEAMTMADRIVVMRDGEVQQIGTPEELFERPQTIFVASFIGAPAMNIVSGSVENGQAWALGRMIDADSSANGLKIGVRPEDICFRELRGDDGAAFRVDQVEMIGSECLVHGEVGSERLVARVARHLAPRAGERIGFDWPIGHTHMFDLATGTRIASRGELAA
- a CDS encoding carbohydrate ABC transporter permease, yielding MLKLSRPWAATGQIVLFITGLSIALPLLLVLGTSFKPANEIYAGYPWPLNPTFDNYAEVFDKLPFGAYLFNSAATTTLRVSGQLIIALLAAYAFARYTFRGRGLIFALVLGAMMIPHQLTFLPVYLLVNKLGWFDSWAALIVPNLAMPLAVFLLRQHLLSFPRELYDAASMDGAGELRTLWSIVLPNIKPVMAALTIVLFVDCWNEYFWPLVVTETENAMTAQIGVRRFLDAERGDDLGPLMAAVTLISLPAVAVFVLFQRQIINTFVSVGIKG
- a CDS encoding sugar ABC transporter permease; translation: MTEAINTASVAIARPTRRRRRLDIRPAVFLTPFIVLLGVFTYWPLIDTVYLSFMKLNTNAPASFVGLNNFRGVLDNSQFHDAAINSLTYVFVSIPLKVLLPIPLAVFIWTIGERAANIYKSLLFLPTLLSFVVVSIVWIWLLNPVMGLFQSLIRPFGLQMPALLSDVGTAIYVIIGVGAWKLIGFNVLLYLAGLSSIGRDYIEAMRLDGAGDWTVLRRLIIPLLSPTIFFVLISTVVFTIQQVFTPIDVMTEGGPLNATTNLFYVVYQYMFQSFNVGFSAAGTVILFVFLGALTVFKVLVLEKRVHYS